Genomic segment of Deltaproteobacteria bacterium:
GCCGTTGAAGGTGCCGGTGTTGTGGTACGCGCAGAACTGCGCGCACGAGTCGCCCGAGCCGTCCGGACCGGTGATGCGCACGTTGGCCGGGAAGTTGATCATGTAGACGGTGCTGGTGTTCCCGGTGCAGTCCTGCACGGGCGCCTCGAGGTTTCCGGCGGTGATTTGCGCGGCGAGCTCGGACTGAATCTGTGCGTCGGAGACGGTGCAGGTCGTGGTCACCGAGGCCGGACAGTGCGCCGGGGAGATGACCACGCCCGCGCTCGCGCTCCCGGTGAGGATGCCCTGCTGCGTGCCGCCACTGAGGAAGGTGGCGTATTCCTGCAGGCCGGCCCAGTACGGCGTGCGCGTCACGTCGTCATAGAACTGCGGCAGGTTGGTCTGCAGCTCCGCCTCCACCGAGCTGTTCCAGAACACGGGCACCACGCGCGCCTGCTGGAGCACCGGCCCGCCGAAGTACGAGAGCTTCGGGCTCCGGCAGACGGGGTTCACCCGCGGGGTCGGCCCGGCCGACGGCCCGCGATAAGGCACGATCCCAAATCTCTGTGTGGTCAGCGGCGCGCGCGCGCTCGACGGTCCGGCGTGGTCATCCTGCGCCGCCGCACCACACCCCACGGCCCACACGCCCAACGCCAATGCCACGGACATCGACAGTGCTCTCATCGGACTCGTTCCTGCCTCGAATAGGGGGTGCGCAGCAGCGCTGGCCTGAAGCGCGCGCGTTGCGTGCGTCGAAGGGTGTCGCCGCCGGGATCGTCGAGCGCAAGGACACGGGCTCATTCTGCCGCTGCACGACCGCCCGCCCTCTCCCCGCGCGCGCATCCTACCCGCCTCGCACCGGTCGCCAAGGGCTTACTGCTTGTACTTGCCGAAGTCGTCCGCGGTCAGGCTCATGGCGAGCTCGGTCCACTTCTCGTCTTCGCTCGCGGGCACGCCGTGCTTCTCGATCTCCTCGAGCACGCGCGTGTTCACCATGATCTTGGACTGCGTCCGGAGCGCGAGGGCGATGGCGTCGCTCGGGCGGGCATCCAGCGTGAGCCGCTCGTCGCCGCGAATGAGGCGAATCTCGGCGTGGAACGTTCCGTCCTGCAGATCCGAAATCTCGACGTACTCGACGGTGAACCCAACCTGCTCGATCACGGCGACCAGCAAGTCGTGCGTGAGCGGCCGCGGCGGCGTGACGTCTTCCAGCTCGGCGGCGATGGCCATGGCTTCCGGCTCGCCGATCCAGATGGGGATCTGGGTGTCGCTCTCCGGCTCTCGGAGGAGGATGACCGGCGTCTTCGAATCGGGCTCAATGCCGAGGCCTTCGAGCTCGAGCGGTTTAGACGGCATGTGCCGAGCTTACCTGGATCCCGGCGAGGGCGTTATGCCGCGCGCCCTCCACCTTCACGCGTGCGAACGTGCCTGCCGCCGCGTCTCCAGCGAAGTTCACCACGCGATTGTGGGCCGTGCGGCCCATGCGCAGATCCGCGCGGGTGCGGCTAGGGCCTTCCACGAGCACGTCGACGATCTGCCCCAGGCTCTCGCGCGCGAGCTCGGTGCCGATGTCCTGCTGGCGCTTCTGCAGACGCTCCAGCCGCGCGACCTTCACGTCGTGCGCCACCACGCCCCACTCTTCCTCGTGGCGAATGGCCGAGGTGCGCGGGCGCGGCGAGTACACGAAGGAGTAGATGTTGTCGTACCGGACGCGCTCGAGGAGCTGCATGGTCTTCTCGAAGTCGTCGTCGGTCTCGCCGGGGAAGCCCACGATGATGTCGGTGGTGACGGCGATGTCGGGCCGCGCGGCGCGGAGCCTCGCCAGCCGCTCCAGGTACTCCTCGACCGTGTAGTCGCGGCGCATGCGCTTGAGCACGGTGTCCGAGCCGCTCTGGACGGGGAGATGGAAGTGCGGCGCGATCTTGGGCTCCTTGCGGAAGGCCTCGATGAGCGCGTCGGAGAGGTCGTGCGGGTGCGAGGTGGTGAAGCGCACGCGCTCGATGCCGGGCACCTGCGCGGTGCGCAGCAGCAGCTCCGCGAAGTCGACGCCGCCCAGGTACGAGTTCACGTTCTGCCCGAGCAGCGTGACCTCTTTGACGCCCACGTCGGCGAGCGCCTTCACCTCGAGCATCACCTCGGCGACCGGGCGGCTCACCTCGCGCCCTCGCGTGCGCGGCACGACGCAGAACGCGCAGACGTTGTTGCAGCCCTTCATCACCGTAACGAATTCACTGACTTTGCCGCGGGCGCTGTCGGGATCGGCGCGGGGGAAGACGTACTCCTCGGAGTCCATCCACGCGGTCTCGACCACGCGCTCCTTCTGCTCCACGCGCGCGAGGATCTCGGGCAGCTTGCCGATGGCGTCGGGGCCGAGCACGAAGTCCACGTAGGGCACGCGCTGGGTGAGCGCTTCCTTCTCCTGCTGGGCCACGCAGCCGGCCACGCCGATGAGCGCGCCGCGCGAGAGCTTCACCTGGCGGTAGCGGCCGAGCGCGGAGAAGAGCTTCTGCTCGGCCTTCTCGCGGATGGCGCAGGTGTTGAGGAGGATGAGATCGGCGCTCTCGGCGTCGGGCGTGGCCGCGTAGCCCTGGTTCTTGAGGATCTCCGCCATGCGCGCGGAGTCGCTCTCGTTCATCTGGCAGCCGAAGGTGTGGATGAACGCGCGCTTGCCCGTGGAGGCGAGAGCGGGCGTTTCGGGCTGGGTGGGCAGGACATTCAGCTTCATCGCGCGGGCTTCCTACCTCGGCTGGGTCGGGGCTTGGAAGCCCCTCCTGCATCCACCACGGGTTTGTCGGCGCTGGGAAGCGCCTCCCACAACCTGGGTCGGCCAAGTGGTCTCCAAACAAGTTTGGGTAGGAGAGTCTGTGGGAGGCGCTTCCCAGCGCCGACATCCTTGAGAAACCAACCGGTGACCTGAGCTTCGTGGGAGGCGCTTCCCAGCGCCGAGACTGGATTGCCAGCGCCTCGCCCCCTCGCTTGCTATTCATGGCCCCCGGCGACGCCACGGCAGACCTACGTTGCCTAATCCCCCAAACCTCGAGGACGACGATGGCGGACATCAACGCAGCGGCGAGTGGCTCGTTCAAGATCGGCGGCGAGCTGGCCGTGCACCGGCTCGGCTTCGGCGCGATGCGCATCACCGGCGAGGGCATCTGGGGCCAGCCGAAGGACGTCGCCGAGGCCAAGCGCGTGCTCGCGCGCCTGCCGGAGCTGGGCATCAACTTCATCGACACCGCCGACAGCTACGGCCCGTTCGTGAGCGAAGACCTGCTCGCCGAGGTGCTCGCGCCGTACAAGAACGGGATGGTCATCGCCACCAAGGGCGGGCTCACGCGGCACGGCCCGCAGATTTGGGTGCCGCTCGGACGCCCCGAGTACCTGCGGCAGTGCGTCCTCATGAGCATGCGCCGGCTCAAGGTCGACCGCATCGACCTCTGGCAGCTGCATCGAATCGATCCCAAGGTTCCGCGCGACGAGCAGTTCCAGGTGATCGCCGAGATGCAGAAGGAAGGCCTGATTCGCTACGCCGGCCTGAGCGAGGTGTCCGTCGAGGAGCTGCAGGCCGCGAGCAAGTTCTTCAAGCCGGTCACGGTGCAGAACCTCTACAACCTGGCCAATCGTCAGAGCGAGGCGGTGCTCGACTTCTGCACCGCGCACAACATCGGCTTCATTCCCTGGTTCCCGCTGGCGGCGGGCAGCCTCACGCAGCCGGGCGGAATCCTCGATTCGATCGCGAAGAAGCTGAACGCGTCGCAGTCGCAGGTGGCGCTCGCGTGGATCCTCAAGCGCAGCCCAGTGGTGTTGCCGATTCCGGGGACGGGAAGCGTGAAGCACCTCGAGGAGAACACCGCGGCGTCGGCGTTGAAGCTCTCAGACGCGGATTTCCAGGCGCTCGATGCGCAGGGGAAAGAGGCGTGGAAGAAGGAGAGCACGCAGGGCTAACAGATTGCGCCTCACCGCCCCGTCGCCAGCGCCGCCGGGAACTTCCTTTTCCGCGACACGCAGGTCCAGCACTTCATCGGGCC
This window contains:
- a CDS encoding bifunctional nuclease family protein, coding for MPSKPLELEGLGIEPDSKTPVILLREPESDTQIPIWIGEPEAMAIAAELEDVTPPRPLTHDLLVAVIEQVGFTVEYVEISDLQDGTFHAEIRLIRGDERLTLDARPSDAIALALRTQSKIMVNTRVLEEIEKHGVPASEDEKWTELAMSLTADDFGKYKQ
- the miaB gene encoding tRNA (N6-isopentenyl adenosine(37)-C2)-methylthiotransferase MiaB → MKLNVLPTQPETPALASTGKRAFIHTFGCQMNESDSARMAEILKNQGYAATPDAESADLILLNTCAIREKAEQKLFSALGRYRQVKLSRGALIGVAGCVAQQEKEALTQRVPYVDFVLGPDAIGKLPEILARVEQKERVVETAWMDSEEYVFPRADPDSARGKVSEFVTVMKGCNNVCAFCVVPRTRGREVSRPVAEVMLEVKALADVGVKEVTLLGQNVNSYLGGVDFAELLLRTAQVPGIERVRFTTSHPHDLSDALIEAFRKEPKIAPHFHLPVQSGSDTVLKRMRRDYTVEEYLERLARLRAARPDIAVTTDIIVGFPGETDDDFEKTMQLLERVRYDNIYSFVYSPRPRTSAIRHEEEWGVVAHDVKVARLERLQKRQQDIGTELARESLGQIVDVLVEGPSRTRADLRMGRTAHNRVVNFAGDAAAGTFARVKVEGARHNALAGIQVSSAHAV
- a CDS encoding aldo/keto reductase is translated as MADINAAASGSFKIGGELAVHRLGFGAMRITGEGIWGQPKDVAEAKRVLARLPELGINFIDTADSYGPFVSEDLLAEVLAPYKNGMVIATKGGLTRHGPQIWVPLGRPEYLRQCVLMSMRRLKVDRIDLWQLHRIDPKVPRDEQFQVIAEMQKEGLIRYAGLSEVSVEELQAASKFFKPVTVQNLYNLANRQSEAVLDFCTAHNIGFIPWFPLAAGSLTQPGGILDSIAKKLNASQSQVALAWILKRSPVVLPIPGTGSVKHLEENTAASALKLSDADFQALDAQGKEAWKKESTQG